From a region of the Salarias fasciatus chromosome 6, fSalaFa1.1, whole genome shotgun sequence genome:
- the LOC115390862 gene encoding phosphatidylinositol 4-kinase type 2-alpha, protein MDETSPLVSPLRNSVDFGYCPTEPPSPRGAFGGTPGSVVRIPAGSPGRNRERQPLLDRDRGNPPREPHRNEFPEDPEFREIIRKAERAIEEGIYPERIYQGSSGSYFVKDSQGKIIGVFKPKNEEPYGQLNPKWTKWLQKLCCPCCFGRDCLVLNQGYLSEAGASLVDQKLELNIVPRTKVVYLASETFNYSAIDRVKSRGKKLALEKVPKVGQRFHRIGLPPKVGSFQLFVDGYKDADFWLRKFEAEPLPENTNRQLQLQFERLVVLDYIIRNTDRGNDNWLLKYDCPMDAGGNRETDWVVVKDPIIKLAAIDNGLAFPLKHPDSWRAYPFYWAWLSQAKVPFSQEIKELVLPKLADPNFIKDLEEDLYELFKKDPGFDRGQFHKQVAVMRGQILNLCQALKDNKTPLQLVQMPPVIVETARAPQRANSESYTQSFQSRRPFFTWW, encoded by the exons ATGGACGAGACAAGTCCGCTTGTCTCTCCGCTCCGGAACTCCGTAGATTTCGGCTACTGCCCCACGGAGCCCCCCAGCCCCCGAGGCGCGTTTGGAGGCACGCCGGGCTCTGTGGTGCGCATCCCGGCCGGCAGCCCGGGACGCAACCGAGAGAGACAGCCGCTCCTGGACCGGGACCGTGGAAACCCGCCGCGGGAGCCTCACAGGAACGAGTTCCCGGAGGATCCCGAGTTCAGAGAGATCATCCGAAAGGCCGAGCGAGCCATAGAGGAGGGGATCTACCCGGAGAGAATCTACCAGGGTTCCAGCGGGAGCTACTTTGTCAAAGACTCCCAGGGG aAGATCATCGGCGTTTTCAAACCCAAAAATGAAGAACCGTACGGCCAGCTGAATCCCAAGTGGACCAAGTGGCTCCAGAAGCTGTGCTGCCCCTGCTGCTTCGGTCGGGACTGCTTGGTCCTGAATCAGGGTTACCTCTCCGAGGCCGGGGCCAGTCTGGTGGATCAGAAGCTGGAGCTCAATATCGTCCCCAGGACCAAG GTGGTGTATTTGGCAAGTGAAACGTTCAACTACAGCGCCATAGACAGGGTCAAGTCTCGAGGGAAAAAGTTAGCCCTGGAGAAAGTGCCGAAAGTGGGACAGCGCTTCCACAGGATTGGACTGCCGCCCAAG GTCGGCTCCTTCCAGCTTTTCGTCGATGGGTACAAGGATGCAGATTTCTGGTTGCGGAAGTTTGAAGCGGAGCCTTTGCCTGAAAACACCAACCGTCAACTTCAGCTGCAGTTCGAACGGCTTGTGGTCCTCGACTACATCATCAGAAACACAG ACAGGGGAAACGACAACTGGCTGCTCAAGTATGACTGTCCCATGGACGCTGGTGGTAATCGG GAGACAGACTGGGTGGTAGTGAAGGATCCCATCATAAAGTTGGCAGCTATCGACAACGGCCTGGCCTTCCCCCTCAAACATCCCGACTCCTGGAGAGCCT ACCCGTTCTACTGGGCATGGCTGTCCCAAGCCAAAGTACCGTTCTCCCAAGAAATCAAAGAGCTCGTTCTACCCAAACTTGCGGACCCAAATTTCATcaaagacctggaggaggacctcTACGAACTGTTTAAG AAAGATCCTGGTTTTGACAGGGGACAGTTTCACAAACAAGTAGCAGTCATGAGGGGTCAG ATCCTGAACCTGTGCCAAGCcctgaaagacaacaaaaccCCCCTTCAGTTGGTCCAGATGCCTCCCGTCATTGTTGAAACAGCCAGAGCCCCCCAGAGAGCCAACAGCGAGTCCTACACGCAGAGTTTCCAGAGCAGAAGACCTTTCTTCACCTGGTGGTAG
- the LOC115390860 gene encoding B-cell lymphoma 6 protein-like, translating to MKQQVTGTEQALRGAHLPAAEAALSLQEELVAAIHGAFEVAVEIAVREVKSLLGTRGSYADLRRENESLKERLQRAEAELDCRRREAGRFTPEERLSIPTKHAHHPVSPPWESGCSGGRGGGSPAGHPGYKQSPDPRDEPLSSDDQDCESEAHQHIRCLSQEIAEESTCSSVMKAENMKASCKKILSQDRPLPPHPSKSTLEQVTVKQEMLDDLREGSPSCLDSIKMEDYGLDCMSEVQSRMLEEQKLLVADGESQDLHFQLSSAGPDRADSPNPTTSIPPVTDLLALSSEFPSLFQVADPGPPSEAPPPQVYGVRVRTSRSLSSTLYACKTCGQAFQLPSLLRRHNSQCQQRQQQRCQQPAAGGTRTRLQLFPPGCSPFRCTVCNREFNRLENLKTHLRIHTGERPYTCSVCGKCFRHSGALKRHIRIHTGEKPYVCGQCGKSFRNWGGLKFHQRSHAKQLQS from the exons ATGAAGCAGCAGGTGACCGGGACCGAGCAGGCCCTGCGCGGGGCTCACCTCCCGGCGGCCGAGGCGGCTCTCTCCCTCCAGGAGGAGCTCGTCGCGGCCATCCACGGAGCGTTTGAGGTGGCTGTGGAGATCGCGGTCCGAGAGGTGAAGAGCCTCCTGGGAACAAGAGGGAGTTACGCGGACCTGCGGCGGGAGAACGAGTCCCTGAAGGAGAGGCTCCAGAGAGCCGAGGCGGAGCTGGACTGTCGGCGGAGAGAGGCCGGGCGCTTCACCCCCGAGGAGAGACTCTCCATCCCCACAAAGCACGCGCATCATCCGGTCAGCCCCCCGTGGGAGTCCGGCTGCAGTGGGGGCAGAGGTGGGGGCTCTCCTGCAGGGCACCCCGGGTACAAACAGTCTCCAGACCCCCGAGATGAACCACTGAGCTCAGATGACCAGGACTGTGAGAGTGAGGCTCACCAACACATCCGCTGTCTTtctcaag aaatCGCTGAAGAGAGCACTTGTTCATCTGTAATGAAGGCTGAAAATATGAAAGCATCATGTAAAAAAATACTCAGTCAAGACCGTCCCCTCCCTCCACATCCCAGCAAGTCCACCTTGGAGCAGGTGACTGTAAAGCAGGAGATGCTGGATGACTTGAGAGAAGGTTCACCTTCCTGTTTGGACTCCATTAAAATGGAAGATTACGGCTTGGATTGTATGTCTGAGGTCCAGTCCAGAATGTTGGAGGAACAAAAACTGCTGGTGGCAGATGGTGAGAGCCAGGACCTACACTTCCAGCTGTCCAGCGCTGGGCCGGACCGGG CTGATTCTCCAAACCCAACCACCAGCATCCCTCCTGTCACAGATCTCTTAGCCCTCTCCTCGGAGTTCCCAAGCCTCTTCCAGGTGGCCGATCCGGGTCCCCCGTCCGAAGCCCCTCCTCCGCAGGTCTATGGCGTGCGTGTCCGGACCAgccgcagcctcagcagcacCCTGTACGCCTGTAAGACCTGCGGGCAGGCCTTTCAGCTGCCCAGCCTGCTGCGGCGGCACAACAGCCAGTgccagcagaggcagcagcagcgctgccaGCAGCCGGCGGCCGGAGGCACCAGGACCCGGCTGCAGCTCTTCCCCCCGGGCTGCAGCCCCTTCCGCTGCACGGTGTGCAACCGGGAGTTCAACCGTCTGGAGAACCTGAAAACTCACCTCCGCATCCACAcaggagagcggccgtacaccTGCTCAGTCTGCGGCAAGTGCTTCCGTCACTCGGGAGCTTTAAAAAGGCATATACGCATCCACACCGGGGAGAAACCGTACGTCTGCGGACAGTGTGGAAAATCCTTCAGAAACTGGGGAGGGCTCAAGTTTCACCAGCGCTCTCACGCCAAGCAGCTGCAGTCGTAA